A stretch of Pseudomonas taetrolens DNA encodes these proteins:
- a CDS encoding RidA family protein: MSIKRFGTGAVGAGGQPLPFARAVEADGWLHVSGQVAMENGEIINGGIVEQTHKTMQNLIAILEEAGYGLEDVVRAGVWLQDPRDFWSFNKVFASYFKSEHAPARACVQAMMMVDCKVEIDCIAYKAKG; the protein is encoded by the coding sequence ATGAGTATCAAACGTTTCGGTACCGGTGCCGTCGGCGCTGGTGGCCAACCCTTGCCATTCGCCCGTGCGGTCGAAGCCGATGGCTGGCTGCATGTTTCGGGTCAGGTGGCGATGGAAAATGGCGAAATCATCAACGGTGGTATCGTCGAGCAAACCCACAAAACCATGCAAAACCTGATCGCGATCCTCGAAGAAGCCGGTTACGGCCTTGAAGACGTGGTCCGCGCCGGCGTGTGGCTGCAAGACCCGCGGGATTTCTGGAGCTTCAACAAGGTTTTTGCCTCGTACTTCAAAAGTGAGCACGCCCCGGCCCGTGCCTGTGTTCAGGCCATGATGATGGTCGACTGCAAGGTCGAGATCGACTGTATCGCCTACAAAGCCAAGGGCTAA
- a CDS encoding amino acid deaminase, translating to MTLNNALVQKGAANPADNLLRDVSLPALVIHREPLEHNIAWMQAFATRSGAQLAPHGKTSMAPALFRRQLAQGAWGMTLATAVQTRAAYAGGVRRVLMANQLVGQANMALIAELQTDPGFEFYCMVDHPDNVAALGAFFAGRGQRLNVMIEYGVPGGRCGCRTEQQVRDLALAIKAHPALALTGIEGYEGVIHGERAVDGIREFAASLVRLALELQRDGAFERDRPIVTASGSAWYDLIAEAFEAEAASGRFLSVLRPGSYVVHDHGIYKAAQCCVLDRRTDLHEGLRPALEVWAQVQSLPEPGFAVIAMGKRDVAYDAGLPIPLKRYREGVLPAVGDDVSGCTVTAVMDQHAFMTLAPGCELQIGDVISFGTSHPCLTFDKWRTGCLVDEQFNVVERLDIEF from the coding sequence ATGACGTTGAACAACGCCCTGGTACAGAAGGGTGCCGCGAACCCCGCCGATAACCTGCTGCGGGATGTGAGCCTGCCCGCGCTGGTGATTCATCGGGAGCCGCTTGAACACAATATCGCCTGGATGCAGGCCTTCGCCACCCGCAGCGGTGCGCAGTTGGCGCCCCATGGCAAAACCAGCATGGCCCCGGCGCTGTTTCGCCGTCAATTGGCGCAGGGCGCCTGGGGCATGACGCTGGCCACCGCTGTGCAAACCCGTGCGGCCTACGCGGGCGGTGTGCGTCGGGTATTGATGGCCAATCAGTTGGTAGGGCAAGCCAATATGGCGCTGATTGCCGAGTTGCAGACCGACCCCGGCTTCGAGTTCTACTGCATGGTCGATCACCCGGACAACGTCGCCGCGTTGGGGGCGTTTTTTGCCGGGCGCGGCCAGCGCCTGAACGTGATGATCGAATACGGTGTGCCTGGTGGACGTTGTGGCTGCCGAACCGAACAACAGGTGCGAGACCTGGCCCTGGCGATCAAGGCGCACCCGGCCCTGGCCCTGACCGGTATTGAAGGCTACGAAGGGGTAATCCACGGTGAGCGGGCGGTTGACGGGATTCGCGAGTTTGCAGCTTCGCTGGTTCGCCTGGCGCTTGAATTGCAACGCGACGGCGCGTTTGAGCGGGACAGGCCGATTGTGACGGCCTCGGGGTCGGCCTGGTACGACCTGATTGCCGAGGCGTTCGAAGCCGAAGCGGCCAGCGGGCGGTTTTTGAGCGTATTGCGCCCGGGCAGTTACGTGGTTCACGACCATGGCATTTACAAAGCAGCGCAGTGTTGCGTGCTGGATCGACGCACGGACTTGCACGAAGGCCTGCGTCCGGCCCTGGAAGTCTGGGCCCAGGTGCAATCGCTGCCTGAGCCGGGGTTTGCCGTCATCGCCATGGGCAAGCGCGACGTGGCCTACGATGCCGGTCTGCCCATACCGCTAAAACGCTACCGTGAAGGCGTGCTGCCTGCGGTGGGCGATGATGTCAGCGGCTGTACGGTAACGGCGGTGATGGATCAGCATGCCTTCATGACCCTCGCTCCGGGCTGTGAGCTGCAGATTGGCGACGTCATCAGCTTTGGCACATCGCACCCTTGCCTGACCTTCGACAAATGGCGCACCGGCTGCCTGGTCGATGAACAGTTCAACGTCGTGGAACGCCTGGACATCGAGTTCTGA
- a CDS encoding peptidylprolyl isomerase gives MKAQARHILVKTAEEAESLKQRIAKGEAFDVLAKKFSTCPSGKRGGDLGEVRPGQMVGVIDQIIFKKPLRVVHGPIKSKFGYHLVQVFYRD, from the coding sequence ATGAAAGCTCAAGCGCGCCATATTCTGGTGAAAACCGCCGAAGAAGCCGAATCACTCAAGCAACGCATCGCCAAGGGCGAAGCCTTCGATGTGCTGGCCAAAAAATTCTCCACCTGCCCTTCGGGCAAGCGCGGAGGCGATCTGGGTGAAGTACGCCCGGGTCAGATGGTTGGCGTGATCGATCAGATCATCTTCAAAAAACCGCTGCGGGTGGTACACGGCCCGATCAAAAGCAAGTTTGGTTATCACCTGGTTCAAGTGTTCTACCGCGACTGA
- a CDS encoding ATP-binding protein produces the protein MSAAFSTESFATLAQRLDWKRNPLGEMAHWPQSLRTCAQVVMNSPMPMLLLWGAQLTQLYNDGFARLAGDKHPAAFGQSVHECWPEYREFIEPILKDVFQGQSHTYIDQYFLLPDQQHATELWLDLTFSPVCDEQGRVAGLLMMAVKTSRRRRTAIKLRQRSLASRRAQHDSEERLQLALTATNGLGTWDWNIDQDLFVTDNRFAQMHGIAPQLSGQLPISAYMQSVHPEDRALLIHAIKGCVSRNAEFSHEYRLLGADNRLRWIFAHGRCFSAQDGRAQRFMGAALDITERKKTEQALLHLNETLEERVAERTQALAEANQQLQCEMLERERAEDALRHAQKMEAVGQLTGGIAHDFNNMLTGIIGSLDLMKRYIAAGRSAEVGRFTDAAVSSAQRAAALTHRLLAFSRRQSLDRKPLDPNHLVSSLEELFRRTKGAHIELCVELGKDIWTVNTDTSQLESALLNLIINARDAMPEGGKLVVRTENSYLDGSDISTLEPVRAGDYVMLEVRDNGAGMTPQILAKAFDPFFTTKPIGQGTGLGLSMIYGFAQQSGGHVSISSESGRGTCVRLYLPRHHSLEQVARKPSPSVDAPCAIAGECVLLVEDDPTVRALVLNVLDELGYTAHQAGDAKTALPLLESSLRIDLLVTDVGLPGMNGRQLAEIARQHRPGLSVLFMTGYTENAAERQGFLDDGMDMIGKPFSIERLATMIRNMITVKTQA, from the coding sequence GAACTCACCCATGCCCATGTTGCTGCTGTGGGGAGCACAACTGACCCAGCTGTATAACGACGGCTTTGCCCGCCTGGCAGGTGACAAGCACCCGGCCGCGTTCGGTCAGAGCGTGCACGAGTGCTGGCCCGAGTACCGCGAGTTCATCGAGCCCATTCTCAAGGACGTGTTCCAGGGCCAAAGCCATACCTATATCGATCAGTATTTCCTGCTCCCGGATCAGCAGCATGCGACCGAGCTATGGCTCGACCTGACCTTCTCCCCGGTGTGCGACGAACAAGGCCGGGTAGCCGGCCTGTTGATGATGGCGGTCAAGACTTCACGGCGCAGGCGCACGGCAATCAAGTTGCGTCAGCGTTCACTTGCCAGCCGCAGGGCCCAGCATGATTCCGAGGAACGCCTGCAACTGGCGCTCACCGCCACCAACGGCCTCGGCACCTGGGACTGGAACATCGACCAGGACCTGTTTGTCACCGACAATCGCTTTGCCCAAATGCATGGCATCGCCCCACAGCTCTCCGGGCAACTGCCCATCAGCGCCTACATGCAGAGCGTCCACCCCGAAGACCGTGCGCTGCTGATCCATGCCATCAAGGGCTGTGTCAGCCGCAATGCCGAGTTCTCTCACGAATACCGCCTCCTGGGGGCCGATAACCGGCTGCGCTGGATTTTCGCCCACGGGCGTTGCTTCTCGGCCCAGGACGGTCGGGCTCAGCGTTTCATGGGGGCGGCGCTGGACATTACCGAACGCAAAAAAACCGAACAGGCCTTGTTACACCTCAACGAAACCCTGGAAGAGCGTGTCGCTGAGCGCACCCAGGCACTGGCCGAAGCCAACCAGCAGTTGCAGTGCGAAATGCTCGAGCGCGAACGCGCCGAAGACGCTCTGCGCCATGCCCAGAAGATGGAGGCCGTGGGCCAGTTGACCGGGGGCATTGCCCATGATTTCAACAACATGTTGACGGGCATCATCGGCAGCCTCGACCTGATGAAACGCTATATCGCCGCCGGGCGCAGCGCCGAGGTGGGCCGTTTTACCGATGCGGCGGTCTCTTCCGCGCAACGGGCGGCCGCCCTGACCCACCGTTTACTGGCGTTCTCCCGGCGTCAGTCACTGGATCGCAAGCCGCTGGACCCTAATCACCTGGTGAGTTCCCTGGAGGAGCTGTTCAGGCGCACCAAGGGCGCGCACATCGAACTGTGCGTTGAACTGGGCAAGGACATCTGGACCGTCAACACCGATACCAGCCAGCTGGAAAGCGCCCTGCTCAACCTGATCATCAACGCCCGGGATGCCATGCCCGAAGGCGGAAAACTGGTGGTCCGAACCGAAAACAGCTACCTCGACGGCAGTGATATCAGCACCCTGGAACCGGTCAGGGCCGGTGACTACGTGATGCTGGAGGTGCGGGACAATGGCGCGGGCATGACCCCGCAAATCCTGGCTAAAGCCTTTGACCCCTTTTTCACCACCAAGCCCATCGGCCAGGGCACCGGCCTGGGGCTGTCAATGATTTACGGGTTTGCCCAGCAGTCCGGCGGGCATGTCAGCATCAGCAGTGAAAGCGGCAGAGGTACCTGCGTGCGACTGTACCTGCCGCGGCATCACAGCCTGGAGCAAGTGGCGCGCAAACCTTCCCCCAGCGTGGATGCCCCGTGCGCCATTGCCGGCGAATGTGTGTTGCTGGTCGAGGATGACCCGACGGTTCGGGCCCTGGTGCTCAATGTGCTCGATGAGCTGGGTTATACCGCGCATCAGGCGGGCGATGCGAAAACCGCCTTGCCGTTGCTGGAGTCTTCGCTGCGTATCGACTTGCTGGTGACGGACGTGGGCCTGCCGGGCATGAACGGTCGGCAACTGGCCGAAATCGCTCGTCAGCATCGTCCGGGGCTGAGCGTGTTGTTCATGACCGGCTACACCGAAAATGCCGCTGAGCGACAGGGGTTTCTGGATGACGGCATGGACATGATCGGCAAGCCGTTTTCCATCGAAAGACTGGCCACCATGATTCGCAACATGATCACAGTCAAAACTCAGGCATAA